The Gemmatimonas phototrophica region CACCCACCGACCCAATGCGGTTGGGATACGGGTAGATCATCTTCTGCGACCCCGTGCGACGGTCGGTCACATAGATCATGCCGCCCTGTGCATCGGAGTAGATGATCCACGGCCGTTCGAGATCGGGCACTCCCGAGAATCCGTCGCCGCCGCTCACGTTGTACCAGTCGCGCATCATCACGCCGGCCGGGCTGAGCGAGTTGGAGGGGCCGCACCACGTGCCGTTGTCCTGCAGGCCGCCGCAAATGAAATACGGTTCCTGATTGTCGTAGTGAATGTGATAGAACTGCGTGAACGGAAAGCTCTTGATCACCTCGAAGTTCTTGCCGCCGTCGTAGCTCACCTGCCAGCCGCCATCGGAGCCTTCGAGAATGCGCCGCGGGTCAACCGGGTCAATCCACATGGCCTGGTGATCGCCGTGCACACCACGACCAATGGTGGTGAAGTTGCGGCCGCCATCATCGGAGAAGTACAGCCCGCCCGACAACGTCCACACGCGGTTGGAGTTCTTGGGGTCCACGCGAATGTCCGCGTAGTAGAACGGCCGGAAGTTGATGTTGCGGTCGTTGTTGATCATGCGCCACGACTTGCCGGCATCGTCGGTGCGCCACAGCTCCCCTTCTTCGCGCGTTTCGGTGAGCACATACACCACGTTCGGCTCACTGGGGCTTACGGCAATGCCAATACGGTCCATCGCCGTCTTGGGGAGCCCCAACGTGCGATCCTTCCCCGAGAGACGCTCCCAGGTGGCGCCACCGTTCACCGACTTGTACACCGCCGTGTTGCCGCCGCCGCTGTTCAGGTTCCACGCCTTGCGCAGATACGTGTACATGCCGGCGTAGATGATGTTGCTGTTGTTCGCATCGGTGGAGATGTCGGAGCAGCCGGTCTGCGCATCCACATACAGCACCTTCTTCCACGTGGTGCCGCCGTCGGTGGTCTTGAAGACACCGCGCTCCTCGTTGGGCCCCCATTCGCGGCCAATCGCGCAGGCGTACACAATGTCGGCGTTCTTTCCGTCCACAATGATGCGCGCAATCTTGTCCGACTTGGGGAGCCCAATGTGCGTCCAGTGATCGCCGCCATCCACGGACTTGTACATGCCGTCGCCCACCGACGCGTTGTTGCGCGGATTCCCCTCGCCTGTACCCACGTACACCACGTTGCGGTCGCTCGGGGCCACGGCAATCGCGCCAATCGAAATGGCGGTCTGCCCATCAAAGATGGGTTCGAAGGTGACGCCGCCATTCGTGGTGCGAATCACGCCGCCGTTGGCGCCGCCCACGAAGTACGTGTACGGATCGCCGGGGATGCCGGCGATCGCCGAGATGCGCCCCACCTGATTCACCGGCCCCAGCGATCGCCAGCGCAGGGCCTTGAGCGCCACCGCCTCGGCGCTGGGCGCGGGCGTAGTAGCGGCGGCGCTGTTGGTAGCCGCCACCTGGCGGGCGGGGGTGGCGGCACGCTGACCGGAGGCGGGCGCGGCCAAGGCGGCAGACGCGACCAGCAGCGAAAGCGCAGTGCGGGAGGGGGAGAGGGGCATCACGGCACGTCGGGGTGGAAGGAGGGGGACGCGTTTTGTCCCTCCGGGTTATCCCCAATTCGCGCGGTTCGCAAGGTTTTGGCCCAGCGAGATTGCCCGCACCCCGGGCGTGGGCGACCCCGCGTGAGTCGCCCACGTCGTCAAAATCTCAGCGACCGATCAGAGGTTCAGGTCGAGGGAGAGGTTGCGTGACTTGACCAGCGGGTCCGGGTCGTCGAACAGCACGTTGCACGTAGTTCCAGTCGAGCAGCGACCGGTGGCGTCGAACCAGCGGAATATCGACAACGTTTCCAACTTGAATACGGCCGTCGACCCGCGCCGCTGGCTCACTCGGCACAACACCAACAGGCCAAAGTCTCTGGAGGAGGAATACTCACAGACACCGCCGGTGTCCAAGCGAGTTAATCCCAGCGGGTCGGAGGTGACTTTGGCGACGGTACCCGAGAAGAAATTCACCATCCGGATTTGCACGGTCACGGTGAAGGTCGGTGGACGGACGATGATCGAGAGCACCCTCGTCGCGACTTCCCCTCCGGCGCTCGCTTGAACCGTAAAGGTGAACGTGCCGATCTGCGTCGACTTGCCGGTGAGCTCCCCGATGCTGCTGAGCGATATGCCGTTCGGCAACGCCCCGGACACGATACTCCACGTCGGTGCAGCACTCGCGCCGATCACCCGCAGCCGCTCGTAATACACGGCGCCCGAGTCGGTGGCAGGAAGCCCCGACGAGATGATGGTGAGGGCCGGATCGATCCTGATGCCGTAGCTGCGGAACGTGCTCTCCCCCTCGCTCTCGGCCATGATGCTGACTGAGCGTGATGTGGCGTCGGTGGGCGTACCACTGATCAACCCGGTCCGCGCATTGATCGTGAGCCCGGCCGGCAACGTTGCATTGGGGTTGCTCCAGGTGATCGGGCCGGTGTTGTTGATGGCTGCCATCTGCGCGGAGTACGGCACGCCGATCTTCCCGCGTGGCAGCAGCTCCGTCGTGATGCGGAAAGATACGCAGTCGGTTCGGACGAGGCGGTCGCTGCCGATGGCGAGCTCCACCTTGGAGTCTTTCGCGTCGAGAACCGTGCCGTCCTGCGCGATTTTTGCGAGCTCAACGACGTACTCCGAACGATCTGTAACCGGCACAGTGAGCACGACACGCGCATCGCCTGCCGGGGCGATCACTTCCTTGGTGTAGGCCCCGGCGGTCTGCACGACGCGGATCCGCAATCGCTCGCCGACACCGAGCGTACAAAGATCGGTGGCGATATGAAGATCGGCCGAGCGCACCAACGCGGGGAGTTCCTGCGAGGTGTAGAGTGGGTCGTCGAACAGACGCTGCATCACCTCGAGATCGGTGAGGTTGGCGCGCGCGAGCGAGGCCGGCATCACGGCGCGGTCATTCGGCGAGATGATGCCGTCGCCGTTGAAATCGCCGCGGGCGAAGACATTTTCCTCTGCGGGCGTCTTCACGAGACCATCCCCATTGAGATCGCGCTTGGGATGATCGGCGCGCCCATCCAGCGACAGCCCCGCCGGATTCTCGGCCTGCAGGAGCCAATCGCGCCACCGCCGGAAGTCCTGCATGTCAATGCGGCCATTGCCGCCCATGACACCACCCAGATCTTCCGCACCGTTGGCGAGGTTCACACGCGTATTGCCGTCTTGAGTTCCGTCATCGATGTCGAGCAGCCCACGCAGCGCGCGGGTACCACCCATGACACGATCGGCGTCGAGCGCTGTGGCGAAGGCATCAACGCGTGGCGCCGTGCCGAGGGCGACGGCGACGCTGTTGGCCTGCAGCAGTTCTCGAACGGGATTCGAGGAAGTGGTGGGGGCCGGCAGGGCCGGATAGAGGGAGTAGAGATAGCTCACAATACCCGTTACGAATGGTGCGGCGAACGATGTGCCGGACGCGAAGGCATATCCGTTGGAGTACGTGGCCACGAGTACGCCTGCCCCGGGGGCCGACAGCGCTCCACCAACGGACGAAAAGCTCGAACGGACTATCGCTCCACCAGGTTGCTGCGCGAGCGCTTCGATCGTGAGGATTGCCGCGACGCCATGGACGAGCGAGGCGTTCTTCATTGCCCCGGCATACTGTGAGGGATTCAATACACCATCTTTGCTATAGTTCCCGGCGCTTGCCACGAAGATTGGCAAGCGACGGCCCAGCAACTCCAGCGCAAAGAGTACATCGGAGATCACACGTCCATGCTCGTCGGCAATGGCCGTAATCTCCGGCGCGGTAGACGCTGGTTTCCCTTTCAGGTAGTCCAGCCCCCAGCTGGTGTTCACGACGCGGAGACCTGAGTTCACCCATGTATCAAGTACCGTGGCGGTGAGACTGAGCGGCATCGCATCACTCGCATCACTAAGGCCGTGTGTACCAGTAACGAGCTGGACGAACGGGGAGACGCCGTCCATTCCGCCATTGTTGTGGGTCGCCCCAAGGATTGAGGCGACGGCAGTTGGGTGGTCGTCGTAGTCGCCGTAGGTGGACGGTAGCCATTCGGCAGTTGGAAGGTCATTATGACCCGGTCCGGTATCAATTTCCCAGACGCCAGTGCGTGTCGAAACGCCTTCGCGCGACACGATACCGTTGAAATGCCACATTTGCGGCACACGCGCGACCTCGAGCCCCCAGTTACCACCGCCGGGACCGGTACTCGGTAGCTCCCAGGTCCAGTCTTCCGGGATGGGAAGTTCCCCGCTTCTCGGGAGCGCCTCCGTTTGCTGGAGCACATCCGGACTCACGCCGAGGACAATCGCGTACCCGCGCAGTTGCGCGATGCGCTCGGCCAGTGCGGCGTGGGTCGTTGTCGGGAACCGCAGCACCAGCAGGGCCGGCGCGCGCTCAGCAACA contains the following coding sequences:
- a CDS encoding S8 family serine peptidase; the encoded protein is MLALLTLVTGACSDVPTGTAGPDPDARTSATSTSTATITGFGFLPPTVKNPAPVPGTFDATRKPTVRVVCTAPSGPSCPTVATFAMGPGSDGIRVDAADESYAVLWRVPSSLAIGGGTYRLEVLDGAQIIGRADLLVARTTQDANRITAPGVAVVAGKPILIKFRITSMAGGALSGPSDAPAADVVPDSQSAVRREDFAQGHPILVGIDVSFNTVMLRLAPTATVGETNAMLAQVGASLIGGARGVAERAPALLVLRFPTTTHAALAERIAQLRGYAIVLGVSPDVLQQTEALPRSGELPIPEDWTWELPSTGPGGGNWGLEVARVPQMWHFNGIVSREGVSTRTGVWEIDTGPGHNDLPTAEWLPSTYGDYDDHPTAVASILGATHNNGGMDGVSPFVQLVTGTHGLSDASDAMPLSLTATVLDTWVNSGLRVVNTSWGLDYLKGKPASTAPEITAIADEHGRVISDVLFALELLGRRLPIFVASAGNYSKDGVLNPSQYAGAMKNASLVHGVAAILTIEALAQQPGGAIVRSSFSSVGGALSAPGAGVLVATYSNGYAFASGTSFAAPFVTGIVSYLYSLYPALPAPTTSSNPVRELLQANSVAVALGTAPRVDAFATALDADRVMGGTRALRGLLDIDDGTQDGNTRVNLANGAEDLGGVMGGNGRIDMQDFRRWRDWLLQAENPAGLSLDGRADHPKRDLNGDGLVKTPAEENVFARGDFNGDGIISPNDRAVMPASLARANLTDLEVMQRLFDDPLYTSQELPALVRSADLHIATDLCTLGVGERLRIRVVQTAGAYTKEVIAPAGDARVVLTVPVTDRSEYVVELAKIAQDGTVLDAKDSKVELAIGSDRLVRTDCVSFRITTELLPRGKIGVPYSAQMAAINNTGPITWSNPNATLPAGLTINARTGLISGTPTDATSRSVSIMAESEGESTFRSYGIRIDPALTIISSGLPATDSGAVYYERLRVIGASAAPTWSIVSGALPNGISLSSIGELTGKSTQIGTFTFTVQASAGGEVATRVLSIIVRPPTFTVTVQIRMVNFFSGTVAKVTSDPLGLTRLDTGGVCEYSSSRDFGLLVLCRVSQRRGSTAVFKLETLSIFRWFDATGRCSTGTTCNVLFDDPDPLVKSRNLSLDLNL